AGGACAAGCTCCGCGAGGTGGGCGCCAAGCCGATCCGGCGCGAGGGCCACAAGGAGGGGCGGTGGGTGCTGCTCGACTACGGCGAGATCGTCGTGCACGTGCAGCACGAGGAGGAGCGCACCTTCTACGCCCTCGAGCGCCTGTGGAGCGACTGCCCGCTCATCCCGCTGACCTTGACGTGAGACGCCTCGTCCTGCTCCGCCACGGCCGCACGGAGTGGAACGACACCGGGCGCGCGCAGGGCCACGCCGACGTCCCCCTCGACGAG
The sequence above is drawn from the Nocardioides sp. zg-1228 genome and encodes:
- the rsfS gene encoding ribosome silencing factor is translated as MTATDHALDLVAVAAQAAHDKKADQVLAFDVSDQLAITDAFVLASASNERAVGAIVDEVEDKLREVGAKPIRREGHKEGRWVLLDYGEIVVHVQHEEERTFYALERLWSDCPLIPLTLT